The Cervus elaphus chromosome 20, mCerEla1.1, whole genome shotgun sequence genomic interval AGAGACCCCAGCCTCAATATGAGCAAAACAGTCCTCTCTCACACCATGTTCACTGACCCTTTCTTCATGGTGGAGTCCACCTGCATCGTGTGGTTCACATTTGAACTGGTGCTCCGGTTTGTGGTCTGCCCTAGCAAGACTGACTTCTTCAGGAACATCATGAACATCATTGACATCATCTCCATCATCCCCTACTTTGCAACCCTCATCACGGAGCTGGTCCAGGAGACAGAGCCGAGTGCCCAGCAGAACATGTCCCTGGCCATCCTGAGGATCATCCGCCTGGTGAGGGTCTTCCGCATCTTCAAGCTCTCCCGCCACTCCAAGGGGCTGCAGATCCTGGGGCAGACACTGAAGGCTTCCATGCGGGAGCTGGGGCTgctcatcttcttcctcttcattggcgtcatcctcttctccagcgCGGTCTACTTTGCCGAGGTGGATGAGCCAGAGTCCCATTTCTCTAGCATTCCTGATGGCTTCTGGTGGGCAGTGGTCACCATGACAACTGTGGGCTATGGGGACATGTGCCCGACCACCCCAGGGGGGAAAATCGTGGGCACTCTGTGTGCCATCGCAGGGGTCCTCACCATTGCCCTTCCTGTGCCTGTTATTGTCTCCAACTTCAACTACTTCTACCATCGGGAGACTGAGAATGAGGAGAAGAGCATCCCAGGAGAAATTGACAAAGTCCTCCACAGTGCGGGCTCAAGAATGGGCAGCACAGACTCTCTTAGCAAGACCAACGGTGGCTGCTCTGCAGAGAGGTCCAGGAAGTGATATCTCCAGGGCTTCTTGGCCCCGAGTCTCccaggtctctctgtctctctctctcctcctcccaccccttgcTCTCTGTCTTTCCAAAACATATCATTTGTGACCACAGACCATCTTTGATTGGAAACTATTTTAATAAACTGATACTTCTGCTCTATTTTCTCAACTGTTTCTTTTCAACTGACTATAGAAAGATTCCACTCTCCTTTCCTGTAAGGGGGGAGTTCAGGTCCTTGGGCCTCACCTGTGGTGTCCAAGACCAGCAATGTCGTTGTCACCTGGAAGCAAGGAAATGCAGACTCCAAGCCCACCTCAAACCTGCTGAAgcagaatctacattttaacaagatcccagtAACTGTCACATTAAAGATGAAGAAGCGCTAGCTCTGGTCTTCCTAAGAGGAAGCACCTTGAAAGGCCAGGAATGGCTGGGAGCAATGAGTAAGAGCTCAGAGTTGTTTTAATAATAGTACCATACACTTGTGTAGCATTGCTTACATTTTCCAAAGCCCTTTCACCTACATTATCTCACTGCATCTAAAAATAACCAGTAGAACAGACCAGGAGACGGCAACTTACCTAAGGTCACCCAGAACCGTGAATAGTCAGTGCTGGAACCCAAATCTCCCATCTGCTGGTCTTGACTATTATTTCCATGTTGTAGGTGAACAAATCAGAAGATGGCAACTTGCCTAAGCTCTCTCAGAATGGTAAACAGTCAGTGCTGGCACCCAAATCTCTTACTTGCTAGCCAGGTGCTCTTTCCACGTGAGGAGAGTGTGATAGAATTGAGGACAAGGCGGAGAGGAACCCGACGGATCAGTCTTTCAGAGGATCCAGGCAGCACATTTCCAGACAAGCACTATTTCCGTGCAGCCTGGGAGGCAATTCCGGCCTGGCCTCCTTCTCCTCAGTCCCTCCCTTGGGCAGTGGACAAGCAGAAACATTCTCTTGGCCCATCTCcatgaatttgtgcaaacacTGGGGATCCTGTGTGTGGAGAGCATATATACCAGGGCCTCAGAGAACTGCTCCAGGAAAATGTACAGGGCCACCTACCTTGGGGTTCAGCTCCCCAAGTCACTAGGAATTGACCAGTAGCCTGTGGGGCAGCTGGGGTGGGAGCAGCAGGACCCTTAGACATGCGTGCAGAGGCCAGTCCCTATCCCCAAGAAGGGCGGTTGTCACAGGAACTGAGGAACTGCCTTCCTGGGAGAGGATCTTGCTCAGCCCATCATGATCCCAGGATTAGGAAGTGGAGTTGGGATTCCCCTGAAAGCAAGGAAGGAAGTCTCTACTCTGTCTCTCCCCCTCACCCCTCAAGTTAGGAAGCCCGTCCCTTCCTCAGATCAAATAACAAATGTCTGGTCACACTTCAGAGAGTCAACACCAGAATGCCCCTGGGCATTGCACAGTTCCACTTTATACAACTCAAACCATACGCCCTCAGCATTTAACCTTGGAACATACCCAGTTTCACACAACCCTGGGAGACACAGCACTGTAGCCCCAGGTACCACCATACAACTTCCACTTCCAGGGAGACTAACAAATGAACTGGTGTGGGGGAAAGCTGATCCTCTCCTCTCCTATGTCCTTAGTCTAGGCCCTAAGAAACTGGACTTAGTCACCTTAAGCCTCCATCCTGCTCTAAAAGTCTCAGTCTCCTTCTTGCACTTGTTAACTCCAAGATGTAACTTGGCACTGAGTCAGAGAAAGATCTGGCCTTGGCTTTACAGGCCTTGGAGCTGGGCCAGCAGGACTCCTGACCCAGACCTGAGCCTCAGGGTTCTGAACTTTGGTATACCTTCCTCACAATTTCCTAAGTTCcctttcaattttcttcttgAGATCATTCTCCAATTCTCTTCACACCCTTTGACTTCCAAGCATAGGGTTGACCAGATGTCCTGGACTCACACCTTGAGGATTACCCTGAAGCCCTGTGTCAGGCTCCAGTGCCAGGATGGTGGTCTGGTGAACAGATTGCTCCCACTGTCTGGGGTGGCATGTCTCTTACAGGCTCACACAAGCTCAGATGCCAGGATGGTGATTGGCATTCTGATTTAGGGGTGATGCAAATTTTTATATACACCAGGGCCCTTGCAAAAACTATTTGCCCAGAATCTAAAGCATATTTGAcaaaagagcccacatgcctgcATTCTGCCTTCTGGGAGCCACGTCATCATAATCCTTTATACTAAAACCTCTCCCCACAGAGAAACCCTTTACCCTCTCATGTCAGCCCTCCAAAGTAGATATTATTACCCTCATTTTGCCATATGAGGAAACTGGTTCAGAGAGGTTCAAGGGCACACAGCCAGAAAGCAGTAGAGAGGGATGTGAATCTAGGTCTCTTTGATGTTAAAATGTATCCCACCAGGCTGCCTACCCAGAGCATCCTAACCCAGAGAACAGCCTCTGCTGGAGCGAGGAAGTGGGGTTGTGTCATGATACAGACTGGGCACATTCCTGGGAGCAAGTAGGCTCTTCACCTAAGGCCCCTATTTTCTTATTCTCTCTAATTTTATGTTCAGAGGCTGTGCCACGTGTTGCCTTACAGCTTCACATATTGCAAACAAGGTAAGATACTTAGATTCCAGAGCAGACTGGACCAGTGTCCCCAGAGGCCAAGACAGAGCCCTGGAGCCACAGCCAttctcttcctgggatcctgTAGGAAGAGTCCAGTCTAGCAGGGCGGAGGGAGCCACTCTTCTTCTCCAGTCAATCCATTTATCCCCAGAAGTTAAGAGGACTGATCATAGGATTCTGATGCTCATGAAGCAGGTCCAGGCCTTCAGGTTTGAGTCAGGGAATGGGGCTGCAGAAGCAAGCCCTCCAAGACaccgcccccacctcccccgccGCCATGCCACTGCTGCCAAAAGGCCTGGTGGCATGGTCTCTGGGTGCCTGCACTGCGTCATCTATTTCTTCTCCAACAACCCAGGGATCTGTGGTCCACAGTGGAGCACCCAAGATGGCTTATGACAAACAGAATGGAGAGAGGCAGGGCAGGCAGGACAGGGCTGCCCGGGGGTCAAGTGCCAAACAcagaaggaaagacattcccaCTCTTATCAAGGAGGGAAGGACGGGTCAGCAGCTGGGCTCAGAGAGGCCTGCTTTAAGGAGGGCAGGAAGGAGCCCTGAGGCTTCATTCAGCCAATTAATATTGATTGAGCTCCTACTGTGTGGCAAACAATTTATAGCCACTGAATAAGGACGCAGAATGAAAAGTGTCCCTTTAAATTTTCACAGTAAAATATGCATAATGTaagagaaacaacagaaacattttCACAGGATGCTATAATTTGCAGAAGGCTTCCAaatcttgtgttttcttttctaccATGTCATGCTGGCTGTCTTTGCAAAGAACTGTTCAGGTCAGGACAAACATTTGTGTCTATTCatcattctcttttaaaaatgctttataaacCAAAAAGAGTTTCAAAAacttaaggattttttttacTAGAAAGCTTTCTAGATTTGAAATAGAAGGACTTGGCTGAGTTCTTGCTAATTGTACTTTGACCTcaatgagcctcagtttccttatgtggaaaatagagataaaaaaaaTACCTACCTTGCAGTGAATGGGGCCATCCCCCAaccccaacatacacacacagacagacacacagcagGGAGTAGTTTCAGAGACCTCCCAGCTGCCCTCTTTTACCCAAACTGGCCACCCGGGCTCCTCAGGACCTCCACAGGCTGCCAAAGTGGCTGCTTGGGACCTGCCTTCCGTTTGAGACAGGTCCTTTTGTGACTTCTTACACCTGTCATTCTTATACTTGTACTCAACCTCTTTGAGCTTACTtccaaatctaaaaaaaaaaataatgtacaaagTTGTACCTGCCTCACCGGGCTATTGGGAAGAATCAGTGATGGGGTGTTATTAAAAGTAGCTTATGGCTGTAAAGCACTACACAAATAGAAGAAATTATTACTCTATAAAAGCTGTCATTTTAGACCAATTAACACTGCCCAAGTGAGTATAGAACTAACTTTACTATCCAAGTCAGATCATGACCTGGtctcaaagataaaaattaatttcaaagacagtataaaaatataatgaatggATACAATGCAGGGAAACTAGTAGGAGTAAGGATAATATTATGCTTAATAAACAACTGCCCTCTTCTGGATGTTCTACACACGTGTTTCATTTCCTCCAAAACAATTGCTGTAAGGTaagtattatttctgttttacagataaggaaactgaaacttcagAAAGTTAAGTAACTTCTCCCTCTGCTACACTGGGGGGAATCATCATAGGCACCCCAAAATCAGGCTGATCAGATATAGGTGGTACTCCAATTGCCCTGTCCTACCACTTTCTCACCCAATGACCCAAACCCTATGTCTGTCACCCTCAAGTCACCTCCACCCAGAGGCACACAAAAGGTGGTGATGCCACCACATGGGCCACAACACTCCCTGTGGTCTGCGACGTTGGAGAAGCTGAGTTTGgagcctccacccccaccatACCAGCCCCTCTAGGCCCACACCTGTGCAGAGGCCACTCAGAGGAGCTCAGCCACTCGTCTGAGAAGGCAGGCTCTGCAAAACACCCAGGACAACCTCCTGGCACAGACCTGCAACCACAGTGTGGCCTGGAGTCGCTGCCACTCCAGACGCCCAAGCACAGGCTATGTGTCCTGCTTCCCTAGCTTGGCCAGAAGCTTGTCTCCTGATGGTCCTGCCCAGCCCTGGCTCTGCTCTACACACAGTCCCTTCCCTGTGACTTGCTCAGCGCTCCCTGATGTAGCATGAGCTGGTGCAAGAATGCCTCAGGCAAGACGCTTTAGTTGCAGGTGGCAGAAACCGAACTCAAATGGAACCAAAAGAGAAGACTTTATTGGCTCACATGACTGAGAAATGCAAGAGAGCTGATGGTAAGCCCACTGGGCCTGGGGACTCACACACCACCTTCAGAGTTCTCATTGCTTCTGCCCATCACCTTTGTCTGGACATGTAAGCATTCTCCATGGAGAGGGAGCATAGCAGTCCCCAGGACCCAGTCTTATCACCAACTAacgaaaaatatataaatacgtACAATcacctttagggcttcccagtggctcagtctgcctgcaatgaaggagacctgagttcgatccctggatggggaagatcctctggagaagggaatgacaacccactccagtactcttgcctgggaaatcctatggacagaagagcctggcgggctacagtccatagggtcgtaaagagttagacatgaatgagtgactaacacacacacacttaatcaCCTTTGTATCTAATTACTTCAATTCCTCACACATTAGATCCAAAAGATAGGcgttttcatttgtctctgactgtttagtcactcagtggtgtccgactctgcaaccccatggactatagctgccaggctcctctgtccttgagatatcccaggcaagaatactagagtgggttttcgTCTGTCTAGTCCACTGCTATATTCCCAGGAGCTATTACAGCAGAGAGTAGTTGTTCAATCACTGTTTTTTGAATCAATAAATTGTCCGTTCAAGCTCCCCCTCCCAATTACCCTAAGGAGTCCAAACCAAGACACTCTGTAGGCCTGGGGAGATCTTATTCTCCTCCTACTCCCAATCTCCCCCAGATCCTAGACCTACAGGCTGAAGATATTTCTTAATGAGGAGTGTGACAATAAGTGACCCTTGAAGGCATTATGGGGGTGGGCTCTGGGACCTGGCTGCAGTTAGAAAGGGGCCAGGGGAGGCCTGGCCTAGCGCATGCTCCTGTCACCCTTGAGGAGATCATTCTGCCCTTCCCCTGGGACTGCTCAGCCTGGCGGACAGAAGAGAAGATGGCAAAGAGAGCCAGGACCCCCCTCTCTCTCTGAGAGCCCCACTCTGAAGGTGTCCCTGTCTTGGACCCCTGGGTAGATGATTCTACCCAGAAGCTGATTCCAGCCCcctaaaaaattaaatgcattcTCCTCGTGGAGTGCAGCACTCCAAAGGCCCTTTGAAGTGAGAGGAAGAAAGCTGCCCCGTCTCCCCAGAGACCACTGAGTCTAGAGACAGGAGAACATTTGCCCTCAAACGCAGGGATAAAAAGGAactgggggaggcagggagccGGGGAGATGGGGGAAAAGGAAGATCAGACACATTTTTGTTATTGCTTCTCAGGGGAAGCGGAggtaagaagctgcctgcaaaaTGTCACCAGCTAATGAATGCTATTTCACTCCGGTGCAGAGGTGTCAgtcaggaggcagggagagggatGACAGCCATCCTCATTAAGGACTCTGGGTAGATCTGCTGCTCTTCTGAGCTGGAGGGGCCAGGGCTGTGTCCCTTCCTTCCCACCTGACCCTATAGTTCTATTGCTAAAgtgaagaataaatataaatgtaacaggaaaaataaacatggcaaaataatacaaaactaccaaggttattgtgagaattaaataaaatatgaaattccttaagtaagtaagtaaagtcactcagtcgggtccgactctttgcaaccccgtggactgtagcctaccaggcttctcccactggattttccaggcaagagtactggagtgggttgccataccaaAGGGTAAAACATGCTACCAAGTAGGAGGAGATGGATGAAATCTAGGATAAAAACTCCCCTGCAGGTAGTAAAAAATTCAAGGGCCGTGGCTGTGCCTTTTTAATGTTGGTACCTAACAGTTGCTCAATGAatcaagggaggaaaggaggaagagaaaggggcaaTCCAAGGCAGAATGAAGATCACAGGATGGCAAACCCAGAGGTCCCCAATTCCCCCCACATCCCCCTAAATAATAGTAATCGTGACCCATTCACCTGGAGAGTTTGTGTTGAAGTAACTCCTTGACACAGAATTTTCTGTGCAGGCTCTGAATTCTCTGTTTTCTGAGAGTCCAAGGAGGAGAAGCAAGGACagcgagatcaaaccagtcaatcctaaaggaaatcgaccctgaatattcattggaaggatggatatTCAAGCTGAAGCACCAGTAATTTGGTCCTGatgcagagttgactcactggaaaagaccctgatgctgggaatgatttgagggcaggagaaagggatgacagaggatgagatggttggatggcatcactgacttaacggatatgaatttgagcaaactccaggagatgatgaaggacagggaatcgtggtatgctgcagtccatggggtcgcaaagagtcagacatgactgagcaattgaacataACAAAGCAGAAGAAGATAATGAACACCCACCATGTGCCCAATTCACTTGCTTAGGCGCATTGATGGCTTGCTCACTCTGTCCCCACTATGAGCCAGACACACCAAAAAAGGCTCTGGTGTTGCAGAGACTGAGAGTGGTCCCTGCCCTTGGGGAGCGGAAACGACCTTCACAGAAGAGCCAGAAAGCCacaccacctccccctccccacctccctggagGATGGGTCTGAGGCCTGTGCCTCCTGATAAACCATCAACATTCTGAGCTCTCCTGTGAGTAAATAGCCAACTCCATGCCCCCCTTTCCCTGGCTCCTTCAGACTGGAGGGGACCCAGCCCCATGTAGACCCAACCCACTAACCTGTCCTAGATGGCTGTCAtccctctgcctgcctcctgaCTGACACCTCTGCACCGGAGTGAAATAGCATTCATTAGCTGGTGACAttttgcaggcagcttcttaccTCCGCTTCCCCCAAGACTGTGAACACAGCCCGGTCTCCCACCAGACACTCTGCCCCATTGGAAGCCCCACATTCAGACGGGAATGAATCTGAAGTGCAGGAGGACAATTCTGCCAGCGTTGACAGAAATTCTAGTCCGGGAGAAGTCTCCTGACAGGAGAGCAAAGCGAGAGTCATGCTCCCTCCTGGGTTCCGAAGGATCAAATACCAAGATGTTTCCCTTCcagtggagagagagggaaacagggttttgcatttcccaagagagGCTCATCTGGCCTCGTCTTAGGGAGAGTGGGGACCTCGCTGCAGGGGGTGGTGAAAGAGGCCAGGCCTGTGTCTCTCTGTTCTTTGGGGTGACAGAGGGgcacagagaggaagggaaggcttGTGGCTGGGGCCTGAAGTCTAGCATGTTGATAACggaagaggtttttgttttttttttttacaaaagcttAAATAAGTGAGTAGAAAGAGCTGTAATCTTCTCTTTGAAACTGGATAAAGGGGCAAAAAAGAGGGGGAAAGCTAAGACTAAGAATAgttccttaaaaaggaaagaggtgTTCCGATGTCTTgaagtttgttttaattttctcaaaaacaTCATCTGTAAATGAAATGCTCAAGCTCAACTGTTTTAATGACAGATGGGTGCTCTTTTAAGTCAAGTAGGCTTGGAGCACTGTGCTCGCTGGTAAGCACAAGCAGATATGGCCGTGTTGATCTGGAAAGTCAGGATATGCAAGGAGCTGGGCCTAGACAGCCCCTATTACAAGTCCAAGTTGCTCACACTCCCAGACACGCAATCCTTTCAGCTATAATTTGGAGCTATTAGGGCATATCTTTTAGAGATGCCAAGAGAATCGGATGAGATATCAACCACAAAACCCCTTTCACAGAATTAGCACTAAATAATTAGTAGACTTCTGAGCACCTCCATgagatctcaaaaaaaaaaggttcaaaaCATAACCAGGGTGCCTGTTGCCGCTTGCTGGCAGCGTACCTGAACTCAGGTGGCGTACTACTTGGAACACCCCTGAGCGAACCTCTGGCTTCTGCCTCTATGGGACCCTTAGGACAGCACCGCATTTTCCCAAAAGCAAGGATGCCTCCTTCCAACTCCCCTGTGGCACTTCACCATGTCCTCAGAATTCCCTTCTGTGACAGGAATAAGCACAGTGGTAATTAAAGCTGTGGTgggtgcatgcatgcctgctaagtcgcctgactctttgacacccaagggactgcagcccgccagtttcctctgttcatgggattccccaggcaagaatactggagtgagttgccatgccctcctccaggggaccttcctgacccaaaaatcgaactcatgtctcttaaacctcctgcattagcaggcagattctttgccactgagccacctgaggacCCAAGACCTGatgcacccaaataaataaataatttttaaaatatgtacttaCTATTTCACGGTTTCTGTGGGTCGGGGACCCAGGCACAGCTTAGCtgggcccacaggctcagggtctctcatgagGCTGCCACCAGGTATCCGCTGATGCAGCAGTCCCCTTCGGGCTCAACTTGAGGGCAGGGATctgcttccaagctcactcacGTCCTTGTCGGCAAGACTTGGTTTCTCCAGGGCTTCTGGACTGAGGGAGACAGTCCCTGTCCCTCCTGCTGGCCAAAGGTCACCCTCAGTTCCTTGATGGGTGAACCTTTTCACAGGGCAGGAGACAAAAAGGCAATTTGCTTCCTCCGAGTGAGCAGGTGAGAGGCAGGAGTGGGGCAAGTGAGGCGGGATCTACAGTCTTTGCCAACCAGCCCCAACACTGATTCTCCATCATTCCCAGGTATTGGCTATCAGCAATTCATTCAGTGTGGCCCACACTCAGGAGGACTGGGGCATGGGGTTTTGCGGAACAAGTGTCCAGCTGTGATGTCTTGCCTTCAGTCCTTGGTTCTCTGAGTTTATGTAAGGAGATCATTGCTATGGTTTAGGGGGCAGGGGGGCTATGTTGGGGATATTTTATGATATTCTAATGAACTGGTCCTGCAACAGCCATAGAGAAACGTCACCCTCACGAGAAAGATGGCAAAATGTGCTCTGAAGGAAGTGGATTTCCAGTGTCAGTCTTCTGAGGAGGATGGTCTTAGACAGGTGGGGTCGGTGAGTGCCTCTACTACACCTTCCTTTTCTTGGAGACCTCAAAGAGGGAAACTGTCTGGATATGAGCTTCAAGGCAGAAGACAATAAAATGACATGGGAGGCAGCATAATGGTCCCCAAAGTTGTCCACGCTGGGATTCTTGAAACCTTTGAATATGTTACTTTAACACGGAGATAGGGGTTCTGCACATGTGACTAGGTTAAGGATCTTGAGGTGGGGGGGATGATCATGGATTACGTAGGACCCACGAGGGTCTTTATTAGAGGAGGTGGAAGGTCTGAGTCAGGAAATGTGCCAACAGAAGAAAGTGTGATGAGACCATGAGCCAAAGAGTGAGGACAGCCTGTAGTCACTGGAAAAGTCAATGAGGAGGATTCTTCTAGAGGTCCCTGAGAGAATACAGCCCTCCTGACACCTTAGCTGTGGCCCACAGAGACCGATTTTGGACAACCTCCAAAATGATGATTTAATATGTTTGTATTGTTTCAAGCCACTAAATGTG includes:
- the KCNA10 gene encoding potassium voltage-gated channel subfamily A member 10 encodes the protein MDVCGWKEMEVALVNFDNSDEIQEEPGYATDFDPTTPKGRPGSSPFSNWKTLINDSTSHETVFSKLPGDYIDSPGPETVVLNEGNQRVIINIAGLRFETQLRTLNQFPETLLGDREKRMQFFDSMRNEYFFDRNRPSFDGILYYYQSGGKIRRPANVPIDVFADEISFYELGSEAMDQFREDEGFIKDPETLLPTNDIHRQFWLLFEYPESSSAARGVAVVSVLVVIISITIFCLETLPEFREDRELKVVRDPSLNMSKTVLSHTMFTDPFFMVESTCIVWFTFELVLRFVVCPSKTDFFRNIMNIIDIISIIPYFATLITELVQETEPSAQQNMSLAILRIIRLVRVFRIFKLSRHSKGLQILGQTLKASMRELGLLIFFLFIGVILFSSAVYFAEVDEPESHFSSIPDGFWWAVVTMTTVGYGDMCPTTPGGKIVGTLCAIAGVLTIALPVPVIVSNFNYFYHRETENEEKSIPGEIDKVLHSAGSRMGSTDSLSKTNGGCSAERSRK